The following are encoded together in the Bacillota bacterium genome:
- a CDS encoding methylenetetrahydrofolate reductase has protein sequence MKLKEKLGKKFVITTELGATEGTDVQASLNKARSYQGLDGINIHDCPGGRLRINSISLAHIIQEETGFETIPHFTCRDRSLLGTQADLLGAHALGIRYLLVTTGDTPKHGPYPSTAVYNYTSLELIKLIKKMNRGVDYNEKPFRGQASFYVAATARPAAKNLEAEIERVRQKVAAGADFIQTQPVFHVEKAILFMERVKDFNIPVLMGIMPLKSLKLAEFMNKNVPGIDIPPEVMNALARSEKAAIEIACKFISQVYSYVNGIHIMAMGDVEATNILVGHIRKLAGE, from the coding sequence GTGAAGCTTAAAGAGAAGCTGGGTAAAAAATTTGTAATCACTACAGAGTTGGGAGCTACTGAGGGTACAGATGTTCAAGCATCTCTAAACAAGGCCAGGTCTTATCAAGGACTGGATGGAATTAACATTCATGATTGCCCCGGCGGAAGGTTACGGATCAATTCTATAAGTTTAGCGCATATTATTCAGGAAGAGACCGGGTTTGAGACGATTCCTCATTTTACATGCCGAGACCGGAGTTTACTTGGTACGCAGGCAGATTTGCTGGGCGCTCACGCCCTGGGGATCCGTTATCTTCTGGTCACGACCGGAGACACTCCAAAACATGGGCCCTACCCTTCGACAGCAGTCTATAATTATACTTCACTTGAGCTAATAAAACTAATCAAAAAGATGAACAGAGGGGTAGATTACAACGAAAAGCCCTTTAGGGGTCAAGCCTCTTTTTATGTTGCGGCAACAGCCCGTCCTGCTGCCAAAAATTTAGAAGCAGAAATCGAACGCGTCCGGCAGAAGGTAGCTGCAGGAGCTGACTTCATTCAGACGCAACCCGTTTTCCATGTTGAAAAGGCGATCCTTTTTATGGAACGCGTTAAAGATTTCAACATTCCGGTTCTAATGGGCATCATGCCATTAAAGAGCCTCAAGTTGGCAGAATTTATGAATAAAAATGTTCCAGGTATTGATATCCCGCCGGAGGTAATGAATGCTCTCGCCCGTTCTGAAAAAGCAGCAATTGAGATTGCCTGTAAGTTTATTTCTCAAGTTTATTCCTATGTAAACGGGATTCATATCATGGCGATGGGCGATGTAGAAGCAACGAATATTTTAGTAGGTCACATCAGGAAATTGGCCGGGGAATGA